A region of Cellulophaga sp. RHA19 DNA encodes the following proteins:
- a CDS encoding hybrid sensor histidine kinase/response regulator transcription factor, protein MGKKVNILIALFLCVFCVSNAQEKTLNYSQKLTISEGLAHNGVTSVLEDSRGFLWLGTYEGLNKYNGYEFKVYKNTLDQNILTSNRVRTINEDLKGNIWIGTDQGVSIYNYDKEAFNKLYSNKELGKGNNGPVVRKILINKKHKLVFCATEGNGILIFKDDYTFLNQFFLPGSSDNKEITFFDAVALDEDNYLFATSGGLVLYNIEKAKFKKVLSKHINSSPAILKLNKKTIIAACSNGVSIVEFQKENNTISLKFVEKKLNENQFNSISKDELGNLWLGTFTNGIIRIDNTLDFIKKKEAKTSSFYFEKGLMRVSAIAAATSTGCWVATFNEGIYKFDVDENPFKNYNTDLNYKYGLFSNNISSISPLDEDRVYVTASRGGVGLFNTKTNRFEPLPFNLPKEYERKVAGFFVDSRKNLWIQITNRGLFRIKKGETKLSKILINSDLDNDFIRPRRIAEDKDGNIWMAFVDEVFKIKTNQDGDILKVEYLFNNPFFKKNKPTLSRVVYVDPLYNYVWLGTDLDGLYRINNSGKDLNEAEVKHFSNNKNDSLSLPNNFVTSLIRLPNDELWLGTEGGGISHVLESSTLQPKFIPYTEKQGLSNNVVKGLQSDKDNNLWISTNIGLSKFNVKDKSFRNFNKSDGLPFEDFWYASAKLNNGKFLFSGLDGFCFFDPSKISSKENLPKLQFDDFKIFNKNIFPGDTVNNRVLLDKRIGDINTLKLKHNENVFSLEAASLHFSNTQNHSIKYRLLPINKQWIEVPSNQKTIYYNGLQPGEYELSVMASNSLNEWTAPKKLKIEILPPFWKTTWAYLLYVMLAVCFIYVVVRIILKIQSLNHKVEIEKIEKRNVNEVNEAKLRFFANISHEIKTPLTLISRPLDILSERFKNNEDASEKLNLVMRQSKKIQQLIEQVLDFRRADANLLKMNYSRFSFDGFVKDLIIDFNFLAENDSKKLVVEKEDCSITVAADKDKLEKVFNNLLNNAFKYTSSDDVITISYKSVDKDLIVTVKDTGRGIDSVDLEHIFERFYQSQKEDNAHISGSGIGLAFSKRLVEMHYGFIKADSEVGKGTEITVRLPIVKNNLPTDKEVPDDLDLPKEKEVTVNNKLIQENSPAKIIATGDFSDSLIFYAEDNLEMRNFVSKLLSKFFKVKTFRNGKECLEAMEDEWPDIVISDVQMPEMNGLDLCLRIKSDLKTSHIPVILLTALSNIEDHLQGIRDGADAYIKKPFNVQRLITNTEALLSTRKQLRERYQIGIPLTKENNKNNRNDNAFLEKLYSLIEENLDNQEFDLNSLAKELYLNRTHFYQKVKVLTNQTPFELLKIYRLKKAAELLSQKGLAVNEVYIMTGFKSRTHFAKIFKERYNISPGKYAAEINKKYSSE, encoded by the coding sequence ATGGGTAAAAAAGTAAACATATTAATAGCATTATTTTTGTGTGTTTTTTGCGTTTCTAATGCGCAAGAAAAAACACTTAATTATTCTCAAAAATTAACAATTTCAGAAGGCTTAGCTCATAATGGAGTAACTTCTGTTTTAGAGGATTCTAGAGGTTTTTTATGGCTTGGTACTTATGAGGGGTTAAATAAATACAATGGGTACGAGTTTAAGGTTTACAAAAATACGCTAGATCAAAATATATTAACTAGCAACCGTGTACGTACTATTAATGAGGATTTAAAGGGTAATATTTGGATTGGTACAGACCAAGGTGTTTCTATTTACAATTATGATAAAGAAGCTTTTAATAAATTATACTCCAATAAAGAATTAGGCAAAGGTAACAACGGGCCAGTAGTTCGTAAAATTCTAATAAACAAAAAGCATAAGTTAGTCTTTTGTGCCACAGAGGGCAACGGAATTTTAATTTTTAAGGATGATTACACTTTTTTAAATCAGTTTTTTTTACCAGGAAGCTCAGACAATAAAGAAATTACTTTTTTTGATGCGGTAGCTCTAGATGAGGATAACTACCTTTTTGCTACCTCTGGCGGTTTAGTGCTTTATAATATAGAAAAAGCAAAGTTTAAAAAGGTTTTAAGTAAACACATTAATTCTAGTCCAGCTATTTTAAAGCTGAATAAAAAGACAATAATTGCAGCGTGTTCTAACGGAGTCTCTATTGTTGAATTTCAAAAAGAAAATAATACAATCTCTTTAAAATTTGTAGAGAAAAAGTTAAACGAAAATCAGTTTAACAGTATTTCTAAAGATGAACTTGGTAATTTATGGTTGGGTACATTTACAAACGGTATAATTCGTATAGATAATACCTTAGACTTTATAAAAAAGAAAGAAGCTAAGACATCATCATTTTATTTTGAAAAAGGTTTAATGCGTGTTAGTGCCATTGCAGCAGCAACTAGTACGGGTTGTTGGGTGGCTACTTTTAATGAAGGTATTTATAAGTTTGATGTTGATGAAAATCCTTTTAAAAATTACAATACAGACTTAAATTATAAATACGGTTTATTTTCTAATAATATTTCTTCTATTTCTCCTTTAGATGAAGACAGGGTTTATGTTACAGCTAGTAGAGGAGGTGTGGGCTTGTTTAACACAAAAACTAATAGGTTTGAGCCTTTACCCTTTAATTTACCTAAAGAGTATGAGCGTAAAGTAGCCGGTTTTTTTGTAGACTCCAGAAAAAATTTATGGATACAAATTACTAATAGAGGTCTTTTTAGAATAAAAAAAGGAGAAACAAAACTATCTAAGATTTTAATTAATAGTGATTTGGATAATGATTTTATTAGACCCAGAAGAATAGCAGAAGATAAGGATGGCAACATTTGGATGGCTTTTGTAGATGAAGTTTTTAAAATAAAAACAAATCAAGATGGTGATATTCTAAAGGTAGAGTATCTTTTTAATAATCCATTCTTTAAAAAAAATAAACCAACATTGTCAAGGGTAGTATATGTAGATCCGTTATATAACTATGTTTGGTTGGGTACAGATTTAGATGGCTTGTACAGGATAAATAACTCTGGAAAAGACTTAAATGAGGCAGAAGTAAAACACTTTTCAAACAATAAAAATGATAGCCTATCTCTTCCTAACAATTTTGTTACATCTTTAATAAGATTGCCAAATGATGAGCTTTGGTTGGGTACAGAAGGTGGTGGTATTAGTCACGTTTTAGAAAGTAGTACTTTGCAACCTAAGTTTATACCTTACACAGAAAAACAAGGCTTGTCTAATAACGTAGTTAAAGGTCTTCAGTCAGATAAAGATAATAACCTGTGGATTTCTACAAACATAGGATTAAGTAAGTTTAATGTTAAAGACAAGAGCTTTAGAAACTTTAATAAGTCTGATGGATTGCCTTTTGAAGATTTTTGGTATGCTAGTGCAAAATTAAACAATGGTAAATTTTTATTTTCTGGTTTAGATGGTTTTTGTTTTTTTGATCCTAGTAAAATATCAAGCAAAGAAAACTTACCTAAATTACAGTTTGATGATTTTAAAATATTTAATAAAAACATTTTTCCGGGTGATACAGTAAATAATAGGGTATTGTTAGATAAGCGTATTGGAGATATTAATACATTAAAATTAAAACACAATGAAAATGTTTTTTCTTTAGAGGCTGCCAGTTTACATTTCTCTAATACTCAAAATCATAGTATAAAATACAGGTTGTTACCTATAAATAAACAATGGATAGAAGTACCGTCTAACCAAAAAACAATTTACTATAATGGTTTGCAACCAGGGGAATATGAGTTAAGCGTAATGGCGTCTAACTCTTTAAATGAATGGACAGCTCCTAAAAAACTAAAAATAGAGATTTTACCTCCTTTTTGGAAAACAACTTGGGCTTACCTACTATATGTAATGCTTGCCGTATGTTTTATTTATGTTGTAGTGCGTATTATTTTAAAAATACAGTCTTTAAACCACAAGGTAGAAATAGAAAAAATAGAAAAGAGAAATGTTAACGAGGTTAATGAGGCTAAACTTCGGTTTTTTGCAAATATATCTCATGAAATAAAAACACCACTTACACTTATTTCTAGACCATTAGATATATTATCAGAGCGTTTTAAAAATAATGAAGATGCTAGTGAAAAACTGAATCTTGTTATGAGGCAGTCTAAAAAAATACAACAATTAATAGAGCAGGTATTAGATTTTAGAAGAGCAGATGCCAACCTCTTAAAAATGAATTACTCTAGATTTAGTTTTGATGGTTTTGTAAAAGACCTAATTATAGATTTTAATTTTTTAGCAGAAAACGATTCTAAAAAGCTTGTTGTAGAAAAAGAAGACTGTAGTATAACAGTAGCTGCAGATAAAGATAAACTAGAAAAAGTATTTAATAATTTATTAAATAATGCTTTTAAATATACAAGCTCTGATGATGTTATAACAATATCATACAAAAGTGTAGATAAAGATTTAATTGTTACTGTAAAGGATACTGGTAGAGGTATAGATAGTGTAGATCTTGAACATATTTTTGAGCGTTTTTATCAATCTCAAAAAGAAGACAATGCTCATATTAGCGGGTCTGGTATAGGTTTAGCTTTTTCTAAGCGTTTGGTAGAAATGCACTATGGTTTTATAAAGGCAGATAGTGAAGTTGGTAAAGGAACAGAGATTACGGTAAGGCTACCAATTGTAAAAAATAATTTACCAACAGATAAAGAGGTTCCAGATGATTTAGACCTTCCTAAGGAAAAAGAAGTAACTGTAAATAATAAGTTAATACAAGAAAACTCGCCAGCAAAAATTATTGCTACAGGAGATTTTTCTGATTCTTTAATTTTTTATGCAGAAGATAATTTAGAAATGAGAAATTTTGTATCTAAATTATTGTCTAAGTTTTTTAAAGTAAAAACCTTTAGAAACGGAAAAGAGTGTTTAGAGGCAATGGAAGATGAGTGGCCAGACATTGTAATTAGTGATGTGCAAATGCCAGAAATGAATGGTTTGGATCTGTGTTTACGTATAAAATCAGATTTAAAAACAAGTCATATTCCTGTAATTTTACTAACTGCTTTAAGTAATATAGAAGATCATTTACAAGGTATTAGAGATGGTGCAGATGCCTACATTAAAAAACCATTTAATGTACAGCGTTTAATTACAAATACAGAGGCTTTGCTATCTACACGTAAACAGCTTAGAGAGCGTTACCAAATTGGCATACCTTTAACTAAAGAGAACAATAAAAATAATAGAAACGATAATGCTTTTTTAGAAAAACTCTATAGTTTAATTGAAGAAAACTTAGACAATCAAGAGTTTGATTTAAATAGCCTTGCTAAAGAGCTGTATTTAAACAGAACGCATTTTTATCAAAAAGTAAAAGTACTTACCAACCAAACACCGTTTGAGCTTTTAAAAATATATCGTCTAAAAAAAGCAGCAGAACTACTTAGTCAAAAAGGATTAGCTGTAAACGAGGTGTATATTATGACAGGATTTAAAAGTAGAACGCATTTTGCTAAAATCTTTAAAGAGAGGTATAATATTTCTCCTGGGAAGTATGCAGCAGAAATTAATAAGAAATATTCATCTGAATAA
- a CDS encoding hydroxypyruvate isomerase family protein — protein MRNNINHSVCQWCFNDTPLEDFLIIIKDLGVTAIDLIGPKDWPLLAKHGVHCAMCNGAEISLEQGWNNPKYHHQLIKNYTELIPQVAVAGYTNLICFSGNNDGLDKEIGLQNCIDGLSKILPLAEKHNVVLQMELFNQVDHPDYMCDSSEWGVNLCKKLDSTSFKLLFDIYHMQIQEGDIIRTIKENHKYFGHYHTAGVPGRNEIDHTQEINYSAVMKTIVDTGFKGYVAQEFMPLSKNKIQSLRESFLICDV, from the coding sequence ATGAGAAATAATATAAACCACAGTGTTTGTCAATGGTGTTTTAACGACACTCCTTTAGAAGATTTTTTAATTATAATTAAAGATCTAGGGGTTACTGCTATAGATTTAATAGGACCTAAAGATTGGCCTTTACTTGCTAAGCACGGTGTACATTGTGCTATGTGTAATGGTGCAGAAATTAGTTTGGAACAAGGTTGGAACAATCCAAAGTATCACCATCAACTTATAAAAAACTATACAGAATTAATACCACAGGTAGCAGTGGCAGGCTACACAAATTTAATTTGTTTTAGTGGTAATAATGATGGTTTAGATAAGGAAATCGGTTTGCAAAATTGTATAGATGGCTTGTCTAAAATACTGCCTTTAGCAGAAAAGCATAATGTGGTTTTACAAATGGAATTGTTTAACCAAGTAGATCATCCAGATTATATGTGCGACTCGTCTGAATGGGGAGTAAATTTGTGCAAAAAGTTAGATTCTACTAGTTTTAAACTTCTTTTTGATATTTATCATATGCAAATACAAGAAGGGGATATTATAAGAACAATTAAAGAAAATCATAAGTATTTTGGTCATTACCATACCGCAGGTGTTCCTGGTCGTAATGAAATAGACCATACCCAAGAGATAAATTATTCTGCAGTTATGAAAACCATTGTAGACACTGGTTTTAAAGGGTATGTAGCACAAGAGTTTATGCCTTTATCAAAAAATAAAATACAATCCTTAAGAGAATCTTTCTTAATATGTGATGTATAA